A genome region from Hyalangium gracile includes the following:
- a CDS encoding NAD(P)H-binding protein, with amino-acid sequence MAGASGLVGGFLLEELLQSPQYREVCSLGRRALPRQHPKLSQRTVDFARLEAESLPSADDAFCCLGTTIKKAGSQEAFRAVDHDAVLAFARAARKAGARRFLLVSALGANPRSRIFYNRVKGEAEEDLKAVGFESLVLLRPSLLLGERAESRPGERAAMVVTKALGPLLRPFSGRPIEARTVARAMLTLAREAPGGTRVAMSGELHELGK; translated from the coding sequence GTGGCTGGAGCAAGCGGACTCGTCGGCGGCTTCCTTCTCGAGGAGCTGCTGCAGAGCCCTCAGTACCGGGAGGTGTGCTCACTCGGCCGACGCGCACTGCCAAGGCAGCACCCCAAGCTCTCTCAACGCACGGTGGACTTCGCCCGGCTGGAGGCCGAGTCGCTCCCCTCGGCCGACGATGCCTTCTGCTGCCTGGGCACCACCATCAAGAAGGCCGGCAGCCAGGAGGCCTTCCGTGCCGTGGACCATGACGCCGTGCTGGCCTTCGCGCGGGCCGCTCGGAAGGCAGGGGCCCGGCGCTTCCTGCTCGTCTCCGCGCTCGGGGCCAATCCGCGCTCGCGCATCTTCTACAACCGCGTGAAGGGTGAAGCGGAGGAGGACCTGAAGGCCGTGGGCTTCGAGTCCCTCGTCCTCCTTCGCCCCTCGCTGCTGCTCGGAGAGCGGGCCGAGAGCCGCCCTGGCGAGCGTGCGGCCATGGTGGTGACGAAGGCGCTCGGTCCGCTGCTCCGCCCCTTCAGCGGGCGTCCCATCGAGGCTCGCACCGTCGCTCGGGCCATGCTCACCCTGGCTCGGGAGGCACCGGGGGGAACTCGCGTGGCGATGTCCGGAGAGCTCCACGAGCTCGGCAAGTAG
- a CDS encoding S8 family serine peptidase: MSTRVLGAVWLVAALACEGPGSEPEQQPEALRTDGVTHKVQLSAEQARQLEQSGANIQLIADYDAFKLVEVDEKAMAALPEGAEPRDDLNVILLNAGTIDTASAHGKSLRAMKPQRFAGRRLHLVQFAGPIKPEWVQQLEATGVKLVTYIPNNAYLVYGDEAALNGLRKHVAASRTLQWNGDYLDDYKLDPSIHKLQTPTYAIQLVKDEEANGPTLELIRARQSRDGTIGEALGYVNVVAYLTLKDLQEIAQRPDVLSIQPRSEPRKYDERQNMIISGHVAGNSPTGPGWLAWLATKGFTQAQFTASGFGVDVTDSGLDNGTATPNHFGFYVGGDVSNASRIVYNRIEGTGSTAAGCDGHGNLNAHIVGGYTNKTGAPFTDAAGYAYGLGVAPFVKMGGSVIFGPDWTTPDYEDLQSRAYRDGMRISTNSWGYTSGNTYNIDCQQYDALVRDAQPTGSAVPAAGNQQMVIVFAAGNNGPGANSVAPPGTAKNVFTVGASENVQAFGGADACLVGDNGADSLNDIIDFSGRGPASDGRKKPDIVAPGTHVSGGVAQDATQRANPPANPLGKALACFDASGVCGGPSNNFFPLGQQWYSASSGTSHSTPAVAGGAALVRQYFINQGVAPPSAAMTKAYLMNTTRYLTGVDANDNLWSNKQGMGLMDLGMAFDGISRLLDDENPARLFTSTGQTHTFTGAISDPTKPFRVTLAWTDAPGSTTGSAWKNNLDLTVRIGTNTYKGNVFTGANSVTGGAADTQNNVESVFLPAGTTGNFSITVTAANINSDGVPGNASSLDQDFALVAYNSCNTLAPVPTGVGAAASGNNRIDLTWTASSGAVSYNIYRSTTAGGPYTQVATVTAPSYSDTTVSGGLTYYYVVRSVQCAESANSTEVSATATGACTLPPAFAGLTSVTNAGASTCANTLTWAAATPACGGTLSYSVYRGTTAGFTPSVDNRVAAGITGTTYSDDLNLTNGTRYYYVVRATEQGSATTEETNTVERSAVPTGTVSPGVRYFDDLDANRPANAASYWIATPTNASNIVTGCHYQSATRAYRMGPTSTVCTAQYATGLQATLSLGGNGTTSGINGFTLPASTLGPQMTFNLWYQFESLYDGAWLVYSTTSATGPWTNVGDAVSTTAPYISAGGYDGVLDGSSPAVRIWTGANSGANGSLKPVTVNLSSLAGQKVWFGFKLSSDVSVTGEGIYIDDVRITADAYGTCSTRTPPAGAPETYRVSGLPATVQAGAATSFTVTAVDAAGSTATSYSGTATLTSTDPQAVLPATLSFTAGVATGSVTFRTLGSQTLTATDTTLTGSASTSVTAGAATALTFTVQPANTVAGVSIAPAVRVGLVDAFGNSVTTGTNSVTLALGNNPSGGTLTGTTTATMSAGVATFSNLSLSKAGTGYTLVATATGLTSATSQAFDITPAAAAKLAFVTQPPNGYEGLPLNPAVQVAIQDAFGNATTSTANVTVALGNNPTSAVLAGTTTVAAVNGVATFSTLSVNKTGTGYTLNVTSTGLTSATSSAFNIAGSVGLPYRVGITRQPSNTVAGAVIAPSVQVAIYDQSGAVVAGATNAIALSLGSNPSGGTLSGTTVVNAVNGVATFDTLSVDRAGRNYTLVAGSSGLYADVSVVFDVGVGAPAQLAFTASPTGNVGSGSAFTVKVAVRDAGGNLVTGATAPVSLTLTSATGATLSGTTVATPVNGVATFTGLSVDKAGSGYVLGASATGLLSATSPAFGVEPGAPAALAFATEPSNTPSGAAITPAVRVEVKDAQGNTVTSSGALVTLALGTNPSGGTLGGTKAAVAINGVATFADLTVDKAGTGYSLRASSGAFTATSASFNVATGPAARLVFSAAPANAAAGAVLGPVTVRIEDSAGNVSTGSTAQVTLTLGGPAGGTLGGTTTVAAVNGVATFGDLFIQKAATGYTVTAGSTGLTSITSGAFDIAPAAAAKLAFSAQPSNTAAGATIAPAVKVSILDAFGNLVPSATSSVTLALEANPSGGTLSGTTTAAAVNGVATFANLTVDKAGTGYSLRASSGAFTATSASFNVATGPAARLVFSAAPANAAAGAVLGPVTVRIEDSAGNVSTGSTAQVTLTLGGPAGGTLGGTTTVAAVNGVATFGDLFIQKAATGYTVTAGSTGLTSITSGAFDIAPAAAAKLAFSAQPSNTAAGATIAPAVKVSILDAFGNLVPSATSSVTLALEANPSGGTLSGTTTAAAVNGVATFDTLSISRAGTGYQLTATSGTLTSATSTAFNAQAGVAARLVFTMAPSSTTAGANLGTVSVELQDAHGNRVSSASGITLTLQGGQGGTLSGTTTVAASGGVATFSDLSIARAGTGYQLKAQASGVTEATSAAFDIAHGPAAAVVFTVQPGSAQAGTAISPAVRVALQDAFGNVATNATEAITVALGNNPRNGTLSGTKTVNAINGVATFADLSINRKGQGYTLQATAGALPAATSAAFDITQGRGPKLVLRATLAQMTAGDALPSIEVELQDELGNVFTEATTSVTLGLGENPTGAQLLGTLAVPVVNGVAKFDGLSVRKVGNGYTLVASAPGFAGVTSQAFSVKPGAAASYTLALAPSVTAGQEASLSATAYDAYGNQAASYGGTVKVTSSDTAASFASTATFVEGVLSGFKVTFKSPGLRTLTVTDAENASLTGTAQLNVTPFAQPTATVTEPAGGTTVSGQVSITVTGAVASGTTLAQLSILVDGVVVASGTEATLTGTWDSTKAQDDTTHTITALVIDGAGNVAHSAPVSFTVHNGGGGCGCGTTSGTDAGIYFGLLLLARYVLGRRRAKAAAAA, translated from the coding sequence TTGAGCACCCGTGTGCTCGGAGCGGTATGGCTCGTTGCGGCGCTGGCCTGTGAAGGCCCTGGCAGCGAGCCCGAGCAGCAGCCGGAGGCGCTCCGCACGGACGGGGTGACGCACAAGGTGCAGCTCTCGGCGGAGCAGGCGCGGCAGCTCGAGCAGAGCGGCGCCAACATCCAGCTCATCGCGGACTACGACGCGTTCAAGCTCGTCGAGGTGGATGAGAAGGCGATGGCGGCCCTGCCCGAGGGCGCCGAGCCGCGCGACGACCTCAACGTCATCCTGCTCAACGCCGGTACGATCGACACCGCGTCGGCGCACGGCAAGTCGCTGCGCGCGATGAAGCCGCAGCGGTTCGCGGGCAGGCGCCTGCACCTGGTGCAGTTCGCGGGCCCCATCAAGCCCGAGTGGGTCCAGCAGCTCGAGGCCACCGGCGTGAAGCTGGTGACGTACATCCCCAACAACGCGTACCTGGTGTACGGCGACGAGGCGGCGCTCAACGGGCTGCGGAAGCACGTCGCGGCCTCCCGGACCCTCCAGTGGAATGGCGACTACCTGGACGACTACAAGCTGGATCCGTCCATCCACAAGCTCCAGACGCCGACCTACGCCATCCAGCTCGTCAAGGACGAGGAGGCCAACGGCCCCACGCTGGAGCTGATCCGCGCCCGGCAGTCGCGCGACGGCACCATCGGCGAGGCGCTGGGCTACGTGAACGTGGTGGCCTACCTGACGCTGAAGGATCTCCAGGAGATCGCCCAGCGTCCGGACGTGCTGTCCATCCAGCCGCGCTCCGAGCCGCGCAAGTACGACGAGCGGCAGAACATGATCATCTCCGGCCACGTGGCCGGCAACAGCCCCACGGGTCCGGGCTGGCTGGCGTGGCTGGCCACCAAGGGCTTCACGCAGGCGCAGTTCACCGCGTCCGGCTTCGGCGTGGACGTGACGGACAGCGGCCTGGACAACGGCACCGCGACGCCCAACCACTTCGGCTTCTACGTGGGCGGTGACGTCAGCAACGCCAGCCGCATCGTCTACAACCGCATCGAGGGCACGGGCAGCACGGCGGCCGGCTGCGACGGCCACGGCAACCTGAACGCGCACATCGTCGGCGGCTACACCAACAAGACGGGCGCGCCGTTCACGGACGCGGCCGGCTATGCCTACGGCCTGGGCGTGGCGCCCTTCGTGAAGATGGGCGGCTCCGTCATCTTCGGGCCCGACTGGACCACCCCCGACTACGAGGACCTGCAGTCTCGCGCCTACCGCGACGGCATGCGCATCAGCACCAACAGCTGGGGCTACACCAGCGGCAACACCTACAACATCGACTGCCAGCAGTACGACGCGCTGGTGCGTGACGCGCAGCCGACCGGCTCCGCGGTTCCCGCGGCGGGCAACCAGCAGATGGTCATCGTCTTCGCGGCGGGCAACAACGGCCCGGGCGCCAACAGCGTGGCGCCCCCGGGCACCGCGAAGAACGTCTTCACCGTGGGCGCCTCCGAGAACGTCCAGGCCTTCGGCGGCGCCGATGCCTGCCTCGTGGGCGATAACGGTGCGGACAGCCTCAACGACATCATCGACTTCTCCGGCCGCGGCCCTGCCTCGGACGGCCGCAAGAAGCCGGACATCGTGGCCCCTGGCACGCACGTGTCCGGTGGCGTGGCGCAGGATGCCACCCAGCGCGCCAACCCCCCGGCCAACCCGCTGGGCAAGGCGCTCGCGTGCTTCGACGCCAGCGGCGTGTGCGGCGGCCCCAGCAACAACTTCTTCCCGCTGGGCCAGCAGTGGTACTCGGCCTCCTCCGGTACCAGCCACTCCACGCCGGCCGTCGCGGGCGGCGCGGCGCTGGTGCGCCAGTACTTCATCAACCAGGGTGTCGCTCCGCCCAGCGCGGCGATGACCAAGGCGTACCTGATGAACACCACCCGCTACCTGACGGGCGTGGACGCCAACGACAACCTCTGGTCCAACAAGCAGGGCATGGGTCTGATGGACCTGGGCATGGCCTTCGACGGCATCTCGCGCCTGCTGGATGACGAGAACCCGGCCAGGCTCTTCACCTCCACCGGCCAGACGCACACCTTCACCGGGGCGATCTCGGATCCCACCAAGCCCTTCCGCGTCACCCTGGCGTGGACGGACGCGCCCGGCTCCACCACCGGCAGCGCGTGGAAGAACAACCTGGACCTGACCGTCAGGATCGGCACCAACACCTACAAGGGCAACGTCTTCACCGGCGCCAACTCGGTGACGGGTGGCGCGGCGGACACCCAGAACAACGTGGAGAGCGTGTTCCTGCCCGCGGGCACCACGGGCAACTTCTCCATCACGGTGACGGCGGCCAACATCAACTCGGATGGCGTGCCGGGCAATGCCTCCTCGCTGGACCAGGACTTCGCCCTGGTGGCCTACAACAGCTGCAACACCCTGGCTCCGGTGCCCACCGGCGTGGGGGCCGCCGCCAGTGGCAACAACCGCATCGACCTGACGTGGACGGCCAGCAGTGGCGCCGTCTCGTACAACATCTATCGCTCCACCACCGCGGGCGGGCCGTACACCCAGGTGGCCACCGTGACGGCTCCGTCGTACTCGGACACCACGGTGTCGGGAGGCCTCACCTATTACTACGTGGTGCGCTCGGTGCAGTGCGCGGAGTCCGCCAACTCCACCGAGGTCTCCGCCACCGCCACCGGCGCGTGCACGCTGCCGCCCGCGTTCGCGGGCCTCACCAGCGTGACCAACGCCGGGGCGTCCACCTGCGCCAACACGCTCACCTGGGCCGCGGCCACCCCGGCCTGCGGCGGGACGCTGAGCTACTCCGTCTACCGCGGCACCACCGCGGGCTTCACCCCGTCGGTGGACAACCGGGTCGCCGCGGGCATCACTGGCACCACCTACTCGGATGACCTGAACCTGACCAACGGCACCCGGTACTACTACGTGGTGCGCGCCACCGAGCAGGGTAGCGCCACCACCGAGGAGACCAACACCGTCGAGAGGTCCGCCGTCCCCACGGGCACGGTGTCTCCGGGTGTCCGCTACTTCGACGACCTGGACGCCAACCGCCCGGCGAACGCGGCCTCGTACTGGATCGCGACGCCCACGAATGCGAGCAACATCGTGACGGGCTGCCACTACCAGTCCGCCACCCGGGCGTACCGCATGGGCCCGACCAGCACCGTCTGCACCGCGCAGTACGCCACCGGCTTGCAGGCCACCCTGTCGCTGGGCGGCAACGGCACCACCTCGGGCATCAACGGCTTCACCCTGCCGGCGAGCACCCTCGGTCCGCAGATGACGTTCAACCTCTGGTACCAGTTCGAGTCGCTCTACGATGGTGCCTGGCTCGTCTACAGCACCACGAGCGCCACCGGTCCGTGGACCAACGTGGGCGACGCGGTGTCCACGACGGCGCCCTACATCTCGGCTGGTGGCTACGACGGCGTGCTCGACGGCAGCAGCCCGGCCGTCCGGATCTGGACGGGCGCGAACTCCGGAGCCAACGGCTCCCTCAAGCCGGTCACCGTCAACCTGAGCTCGCTGGCCGGCCAGAAGGTGTGGTTCGGCTTCAAGCTCAGCAGCGACGTCTCCGTCACGGGGGAGGGCATCTATATCGACGATGTCCGCATCACCGCGGACGCGTATGGGACGTGCTCCACGCGGACGCCTCCGGCGGGCGCGCCCGAGACGTACCGGGTGAGCGGACTGCCCGCCACCGTCCAGGCGGGCGCGGCGACCAGCTTCACCGTGACCGCGGTGGACGCGGCGGGCAGCACGGCCACCAGCTACAGCGGCACGGCGACCCTCACCAGCACGGATCCGCAGGCGGTGCTCCCGGCCACCCTGAGCTTCACCGCGGGCGTGGCGACCGGCTCGGTCACCTTCCGCACCCTGGGCTCGCAGACGCTCACCGCGACGGACACGACGCTGACGGGCAGCGCCAGCACCTCCGTCACGGCGGGCGCGGCGACCGCGCTGACCTTCACCGTGCAGCCCGCCAACACCGTGGCGGGTGTCTCCATCGCTCCGGCGGTGAGGGTGGGGCTGGTGGATGCGTTCGGTAACTCCGTCACGACGGGGACGAACAGCGTCACCCTGGCGCTGGGCAACAACCCGAGCGGGGGCACGCTGACGGGCACCACCACGGCGACGATGAGCGCGGGCGTGGCCACCTTCAGCAACCTGTCCCTCTCCAAGGCGGGCACCGGCTACACGCTGGTGGCCACCGCCACGGGGCTCACCAGTGCCACCAGCCAGGCCTTCGACATCACTCCGGCCGCGGCGGCGAAGCTCGCCTTCGTCACCCAGCCTCCCAACGGGTACGAGGGGCTGCCCCTCAACCCGGCGGTGCAGGTGGCCATCCAGGACGCGTTCGGCAACGCGACGACGTCCACGGCCAACGTCACGGTCGCGCTGGGCAACAACCCGACCAGTGCCGTGCTGGCCGGTACCACCACGGTGGCGGCCGTCAACGGCGTCGCGACGTTCAGCACCCTGTCCGTCAACAAGACCGGCACGGGCTACACGCTGAATGTGACTTCGACGGGGCTCACCAGTGCCACCAGTTCGGCGTTCAACATCGCCGGCAGCGTGGGCCTGCCGTACCGGGTGGGCATCACCCGGCAGCCGAGCAACACCGTCGCGGGAGCCGTCATCGCTCCGTCCGTCCAGGTGGCCATCTACGACCAGTCGGGTGCGGTGGTGGCGGGGGCGACCAACGCCATCGCCCTCTCGCTGGGCAGCAACCCGAGCGGCGGCACGCTGTCGGGCACCACCGTCGTCAACGCGGTGAACGGCGTGGCGACCTTCGACACGCTGTCGGTGGACCGGGCCGGCCGCAACTACACGCTGGTGGCGGGCAGCAGCGGGCTCTACGCGGACGTGAGCGTGGTGTTCGATGTGGGCGTGGGCGCTCCGGCGCAGCTTGCCTTCACGGCCTCCCCCACGGGCAACGTGGGCTCGGGCTCGGCCTTCACGGTGAAGGTCGCGGTGCGGGATGCCGGCGGCAACCTCGTCACCGGGGCGACGGCTCCGGTGTCGCTGACGCTCACCAGCGCGACGGGCGCCACCCTGAGCGGCACGACGGTGGCGACGCCCGTCAACGGCGTGGCGACCTTCACGGGCCTCTCCGTGGACAAGGCGGGCTCTGGCTACGTGCTCGGGGCGAGCGCCACGGGCCTGCTCTCCGCGACGTCTCCGGCCTTCGGTGTGGAGCCGGGCGCCCCGGCGGCGCTGGCCTTCGCCACCGAGCCGAGCAATACCCCCTCGGGTGCGGCCATCACCCCCGCGGTTCGCGTGGAGGTGAAGGATGCCCAGGGCAACACGGTGACGTCGTCCGGCGCGCTCGTCACGCTGGCGCTCGGCACCAACCCGTCGGGCGGCACGCTGGGTGGCACGAAGGCGGCGGTGGCCATCAACGGCGTGGCCACCTTCGCGGACCTCACGGTGGACAAGGCCGGCACGGGCTACAGCCTGCGGGCCAGCTCCGGTGCGTTCACCGCCACCAGCGCCAGCTTCAATGTGGCGACGGGTCCGGCGGCGCGGCTGGTCTTCAGCGCGGCTCCGGCCAACGCGGCGGCGGGTGCGGTGCTGGGCCCCGTCACGGTGCGCATCGAGGACTCGGCGGGCAACGTGAGCACGGGCTCGACGGCGCAGGTGACGCTCACCCTGGGCGGTCCCGCGGGCGGCACGCTGGGGGGCACCACCACGGTGGCGGCCGTCAACGGCGTGGCCACCTTCGGTGACCTCTTCATCCAGAAGGCGGCCACTGGCTACACGGTGACGGCGGGCTCCACGGGCCTGACGAGCATCACCAGCGGGGCCTTCGACATCGCCCCCGCGGCGGCTGCGAAGCTGGCCTTCAGCGCGCAGCCGAGCAACACGGCGGCGGGTGCCACCATCGCTCCGGCGGTGAAGGTCTCCATCCTGGATGCCTTCGGCAACCTCGTCCCGAGCGCCACCTCCAGCGTCACCCTGGCGCTCGAGGCCAACCCGTCGGGCGGCACGCTGAGCGGCACCACCACGGCGGCGGCCGTCAACGGCGTGGCCACCTTCGCGAACCTCACGGTGGACAAGGCCGGCACGGGCTACAGCCTGCGGGCCAGCTCCGGTGCGTTCACCGCCACCAGCGCCAGCTTCAATGTGGCGACGGGTCCGGCGGCGCGGCTGGTCTTCAGCGCGGCTCCGGCCAACGCGGCGGCGGGTGCGGTGCTGGGCCCCGTCACGGTGCGCATCGAGGACTCGGCGGGCAACGTGAGCACGGGCTCGACGGCGCAGGTGACGCTCACCCTGGGCGGTCCCGCGGGCGGCACGCTGGGGGGCACCACCACGGTGGCGGCCGTCAACGGCGTGGCCACCTTCGGTGACCTCTTCATCCAGAAGGCGGCCACTGGCTACACGGTGACGGCGGGCTCCACGGGCCTGACGAGCATCACCAGCGGGGCCTTCGACATCGCCCCCGCGGCGGCTGCGAAGCTGGCCTTCAGCGCGCAGCCGAGCAACACGGCGGCGGGTGCCACCATCGCTCCGGCGGTGAAGGTCTCCATCCTGGATGCCTTCGGCAACCTCGTCCCGAGCGCCACCTCCAGCGTCACCCTGGCGCTCGAGGCCAACCCGTCGGGTGGCACGCTGAGCGGCACCACCACGGCGGCGGCCGTCAACGGCGTGGCCACCTTCGACACCCTGTCGATCAGCCGCGCCGGCACGGGCTACCAGCTGACCGCGACGTCGGGCACGCTCACCAGCGCGACCAGCACGGCGTTCAATGCCCAGGCGGGCGTGGCGGCGCGGCTGGTGTTCACGATGGCTCCCTCCAGCACGACGGCGGGCGCCAACCTGGGCACCGTCTCCGTCGAGCTCCAGGACGCGCACGGCAACCGGGTGAGCTCCGCCAGCGGCATCACCCTGACGCTCCAGGGCGGCCAGGGGGGCACTCTGAGCGGCACCACCACGGTGGCGGCCAGCGGCGGCGTGGCGACCTTCAGCGACCTGTCCATCGCTCGCGCGGGGACGGGCTACCAGCTGAAGGCCCAGGCCAGCGGGGTGACGGAGGCCACCAGCGCGGCGTTCGACATCGCGCACGGTCCGGCGGCGGCGGTCGTCTTCACGGTGCAGCCGGGCTCCGCCCAGGCCGGTACGGCGATCAGCCCGGCGGTCCGGGTGGCTCTGCAGGACGCCTTCGGCAACGTCGCGACCAACGCGACGGAGGCCATCACGGTGGCGCTCGGCAACAACCCGCGCAACGGCACGCTGTCGGGCACGAAGACGGTGAACGCCATCAACGGCGTGGCCACCTTCGCGGACCTGTCCATCAACCGCAAGGGCCAGGGCTACACGCTCCAGGCCACCGCGGGCGCGCTGCCGGCGGCGACGAGCGCGGCGTTCGACATCACCCAGGGCCGGGGCCCGAAGCTGGTGCTCCGCGCCACGCTGGCGCAGATGACGGCGGGCGACGCGCTGCCCTCCATCGAGGTGGAGCTGCAGGACGAGCTGGGCAACGTGTTCACCGAGGCCACCACGAGCGTGACGCTGGGCCTGGGCGAGAACCCGACGGGCGCCCAGCTGCTGGGCACCCTCGCGGTGCCGGTGGTCAACGGCGTGGCGAAGTTCGACGGGCTGTCCGTGCGCAAGGTCGGCAACGGCTACACGCTGGTGGCCAGCGCGCCGGGCTTCGCGGGCGTGACGAGCCAGGCGTTCAGCGTCAAGCCGGGCGCGGCGGCCAGCTACACGCTGGCGCTTGCTCCGAGCGTGACGGCGGGCCAGGAGGCCTCGCTCTCGGCCACGGCCTATGACGCCTACGGCAACCAGGCCGCCAGCTACGGTGGCACGGTGAAGGTGACCAGCTCCGACACCGCGGCGTCCTTCGCCTCCACGGCGACGTTCGTCGAGGGCGTGCTGTCTGGCTTCAAGGTGACGTTCAAGTCCCCGGGCCTGCGCACGCTCACGGTGACGGACGCGGAGAACGCCAGCCTCACCGGCACCGCCCAGCTCAACGTCACGCCGTTCGCCCAGCCGACGGCGACGGTGACGGAGCCGGCCGGTGGCACCACCGTCTCCGGCCAGGTCAGCATCACCGTTACGGGCGCGGTGGCTTCTGGCACCACGCTGGCCCAGCTCTCCATCCTCGTGGATGGCGTGGTGGTCGCCAGCGGCACGGAGGCGACGCTGACCGGTACCTGGGACAGCACCAAGGCGCAGGACGACACGACCCACACCATCACCGCGCTCGTCATCGACGGGGCGGGCAACGTGGCGCACTCCGCTCCGGTGTCCTTCACCGTTCACAACGGCGGCGGCGGCTGTGGCTGCGGCACCACCTCCGGTACGGACGCTGGCATCTACTTCGGTCTGCTCCTCCTGGCGCGGTACGTGCTCGGACGGCGCCGCGCGAAGGCGGCCGCGGCGGCCTAG
- a CDS encoding FadR/GntR family transcriptional regulator, translated as MEHKGLVSRVAEQLEQTIALGQWPKGRLPSERQMAQRYGVSRTTIRGALQGLAARGLIVQHPGRQSRTVPLGEALSLESLKLLLPEGRKDMDRRPLLEGYFALKREVTVELLAACCEHASQQDVEQLLNASFALRDEARWQEKRIRWVEREFDLLRLAAQGADRPGHLLLLMSLEKAFRGLADALLPALQPEALQQWAQCMFNALADRDAQALRQQLPALLKAADEPLLDRLAPVRDSHTAPAPPPPAGEVPVSGENASNWSACHTSSQQVEPTGRPPVHEEVCANERPSASRNAPAAPAAPLSACEVQDNSCGSEPIAAPPAPRSSDGGVPGRPCYPPTLMLAWPPSSSSAVPAADTEGPPAPCQADSTVAVARQPVPSESEAALPVNEGEA; from the coding sequence ATGGAACACAAGGGGCTGGTGTCGAGAGTGGCGGAGCAGTTGGAGCAAACGATTGCCCTGGGGCAGTGGCCCAAAGGCAGGCTGCCTTCCGAGCGGCAGATGGCCCAGCGCTATGGGGTGTCGCGCACCACCATCCGAGGAGCCCTCCAGGGGCTGGCCGCCAGAGGACTCATCGTCCAACACCCCGGGCGACAGAGCCGCACGGTGCCACTGGGCGAAGCTCTGTCGCTGGAGAGCCTGAAGCTGCTGCTGCCCGAGGGCCGTAAAGACATGGATCGCCGGCCGCTGCTCGAGGGGTACTTCGCCCTCAAGCGGGAGGTGACGGTAGAACTACTGGCTGCCTGCTGCGAGCACGCCAGCCAGCAAGACGTGGAGCAGCTGCTCAATGCCAGCTTCGCGTTGAGAGATGAGGCCCGCTGGCAGGAGAAGCGCATCCGGTGGGTGGAGCGAGAGTTCGACCTGCTGCGGCTGGCGGCCCAAGGCGCGGACCGTCCCGGCCACCTGCTGCTCCTGATGTCGTTGGAGAAGGCTTTCCGGGGACTGGCGGACGCGCTGCTCCCCGCGCTGCAACCCGAGGCCCTCCAGCAGTGGGCCCAGTGCATGTTCAACGCCCTGGCCGACCGTGACGCCCAGGCCCTTCGCCAACAGCTGCCGGCGCTGCTGAAGGCTGCCGATGAGCCGCTGCTCGACCGGCTGGCCCCTGTGCGTGATTCGCACACTGCGCCTGCGCCCCCACCGCCTGCCGGGGAGGTGCCCGTGTCGGGCGAGAACGCCAGCAACTGGTCTGCTTGTCATACCAGTTCGCAACAAGTCGAGCCGACAGGGAGGCCCCCGGTCCACGAGGAGGTTTGTGCCAACGAGCGTCCCTCGGCGAGCCGGAACGCTCCCGCAGCCCCAGCCGCCCCGCTCTCTGCTTGCGAGGTGCAGGACAATTCCTGCGGCTCCGAACCCATTGCGGCCCCACCTGCCCCTCGCTCCTCTGATGGAGGTGTTCCTGGAAGGCCCTGTTATCCGCCCACCCTGATGCTTGCCTGGCCGCCTTCTTCCTCCTCGGCAGTGCCGGCAGCAGACACCGAGGGCCCGCCTGCTCCGTGCCAGGCAGATTCAACCGTCGCCGTGGCAAGGCAGCCTGTACCGAGCGAGAGCGAGGCCGCTCTGCCGGTGAACGAGGGAGAGGCCTGA